Genomic DNA from Pseudomonas helmanticensis:
CGTTACTACCGCCGATCCCCAGGCTGTTGTTGAGGATGACGGCGTTGTTCAGGGTCACCGCCGCATTACTGTCCAGGGTAGCTACACCGCCCACGGTGATGTTGCCGCTACCCAGCGCCGCGTTGGCGCCTGCGGTGATCGTACCGGCGTTCAGCGCAATGGCACCGAGAAAGGTGTTGGCGCCGTTGAGAATCAGGTTGGCCGCGCCGTTTTTGGTCAGCCCGCCGCTACCGCTGACGATGCCGCCGAGGGTCAGGTTGGCGCTGCCGCCGACGTTCAGATTGCCGCCGAGCGAGACCGCGTTGGTCAGTGCGACTGCGGTGCTGGCGTCGAGCGTGGTGCCCGCCGCCGTGGTCAGCGCGCCAGTGCCGAGCGCGGTGTTGGAGCCGACAATCAGCGTGCCGGCATTCAGTGCGGTGCCGCCGGAGAAGGTGTTGTTGCCGCTGAGGCTCAGGTTCGCCGTGCCGCTCTTGATCAGGTTGCCGGCGCCGCTGACGACGCCGCTCAAGCCCAATGCCTGGGTGCCGCCAATGGTCACGCCGCCGGCCAGTGCGACGGCATTCGCCAGTGTCACCGCAGCAGTCGCATCCAGCACAGTGCCGGCCGCCGCACTCAGTGCGCCGGTACCCAGCGCGGTGTTGCTGCCAACGAACAACGTGCCGGCATTGAGGGCGGTGTTGCCTGAGTTGCTGTTGTTGCCGGTCAGGGTCAGGCTGGCGGTGCCGCTTTTGGTGATGCCGCCGGTGCCGCTCAACACGCCGCCGAGGGTCAGCGCATTGCTGCCGAGCACGTTGAGCGCGCCGGTCATGCCGATGTTATTGGCCAGCGTCACGTTGGCGGTGCTGTCGAGGCTGGTGCCGGCGGCGGTGTTCAGCGCACCGCTGCCCAGCGAGTTGTTATTGGTCACCAGCAGGCTGCCGGCACTGAGTGTGGTGGTGCCGGTGAAACCGGAGTTGGCGCCGCTGAGGGTCAGGCTGCCGCTGCCGGTTTTGGTCAGGCCGCTGCTGCCGCTGATCAAGCCGCCGAGCGTCAGTGCGCCAGTGCCGCCGGCGGTCAATGTGCCGCCGAGGCTGATGGCGTTGGCGAGGCTGATCGTGCCCGGCGCGCTCAAGGTTGTCGCGCCGGTGACGTTGAGGGTGCCGGTGCTGAACGCCTGATTGTTGCTGACCTGCACGGTGCCGCCATTGAGCGTGGTGTTGCCCAGATAGGTGTTGGCAGCGCTGAGGTTCAACTGGCTGGCGTCGAGTTTGGTCAGGCCACCGCTGCCGGAAATCACCCCGCTCAGCGTGGTCGCGTTAGTGCCTTGCACCGTCACGCCGCCAGCGCCGAGGGAGATCAGGTTGCTGATGTTCAACCCGGCATTACTGGCCTGCAGAATCCCGCCGTTGGACGTGAGCACGCCGCTGCCGAAGGTGGCGTTGTTGTTGAAATTGGCGATACCGCCGTTGAGCGTGGTCGCACCGCTGACCAGTGGCCCCTGCAAGGTCCAGGTGCCGCTGTTGAGGGTCAGGTTGTTGAAGTTGACGTAGGTGGCGCTCGACGCCGTGCCAGTCCCGGTGATACCGCCGCCGACGCCGGCCGGGTTTTGCAGGATCAGACTGTTGGTGCCGCCCAAACCACCATCGACCGTGCCGGTCGGAGCGAACGTCAGGTTGATGTTGATCAGGCCGCCAAGCCCGACACTGACTTGCACGCCGTCACCGACCTGCACCGAAGAACCGGTCACCGCGGTGAAGGTGTTGGTGCTCCCCGCGCCCATCGACACACCGCCGGTAATCGCACCGGCGTTGGTGAAGGTGTTGCCCGCCGCTGAGGTTTCGAAGGCAATACGGCCGTTGATCACACCGGTGTTGCTGTTGGTCATGTGGACCTGCGAGCCACCGTAGACGCCGATCACCGGAGTATCGGCCAGGGTGATGCCACCGATCGAGAGTCCGGTCGAAGTGATGGTGCCGTTGTTGGTGAGGGTGGTGGTGCCGGCAGCGGCGTTGTTCACCGCGATGGCCAGGCCATTGACGCTGGTCAGGTTAAGCCCAAGCAACATGCCGGTACCGCGCATGATCGCGCCCGTATTGTTGAGCACATTGACCGTGCTGGTCGCGCCGTTCCCGATAAATGCACCGCCGCTCAACACCGATATCAGCCCAAGGACTGCCGGATCCATGATGCCGGAGTTGTTCAGGGTGATGCCGACCCCCGTCAGATCCATGACATGCCCGCCAAGGGTCGCGTTCATCTGCGCGCCGCTGTTGACGTTGACCGTCAGGTTGTTCGTGGCACTGGCGAAGTCGTTGGGAACCAGTGGCAGTGGCGGCACCCCCGTACACGTCACGATTGAACCGGCCGTGGAGCATGTGGCCAGCGCAGGGGCACTGATCCCGCCGAACAGCAGCCCGGCGACGCTCAGATGCACAGCAAGGGAAAGAGGGGAAAAACGCGAAACGAGGGCGACACCAAACCTTGCTTCCACGGGCTACTCCTTGTCGTGGCCAATTTCTTCCTTGAAGGCGTGCAAAGCCGTGCTTATTCCACACGCGAATCAAGACTGCGACGGTCATCACAAAACCGTTGATTGGGGACAAAGCTAGTAGACGCCCGGCAATGGGGCACGGATTAAATGGTGTTAATACTTTAATACTAGAGGCGTCTGGAATAAGCGTTTCAGCCCGTATCCATGGGGCTCCAACCCGCCGCAGCCACCTGTAGGAGTGAGCCTGCTCGCGATAGCGGAGTGTCAGTTAACGGATACTTTTCTGACACACCGCCATCGCGAGCAGGCTCACTCCTACAGGGGTTTTGCGGTAATCAGGTATTGCTGATCAGTCCGTCAGTTAAATTTGCGAATTCATCGATATTTCATGGCATTGAAAAAACTGGTACGCCTTGTGCAAACGTTTGCGTAACGTCAATCTCAAGGTTTTCGTAACAAAACCGTACAAGCCCACGGAACACGGGCCTCGATCCGCAAAAAAGGACTTTGAATGCACACCGCATCCCCCTTTCGCGCACCGTTTGCGCGCACGTTTGCTGTTTCCTTGCTTCTTGCTGGCGTTACCGGACTTCTCAGCGCCAGCGCTTTCGCTCAGCCCGCGCTGCCGGAAGAATCCGCCCAGGGCGAAGCCCTCAGCCCGGAAGCCAGCCCGCCGAAAAAAGGCGAATACCTGTCGGACTGGTACAACCAGGATCTGATGCTGATCGGCAGCAAAGACATCAGTTTCGGCCCGCAGCCGTCCGACGACATCTACCTGGAATACGAGTACTTCGGTCGCAAGGGTCCGTTCGAACTGTACGGCTACATCGACGTGCCGAAAATCTTCAACATCGGCAACAGCCACGACAAAGGTGTCTGGGATCACGGCTCGCCGCTGTTCATGGAACACGAACCGCGTATCTCCATCGACTACCTCGCCGGCCGCAGCCTGGCCATCGGCCCGTTCAAGGAATGGTACGTCGCGTTCGACTGGATCTACGACCACGGCAGCCGCAAAGAGAACCGCGCCAACACGCTGTACAGCGGTTTCGGTACCGACATCGACACCCACTCGCGGGTCAATCTGTCGGCCAACCTCTACGGCCGTTACCAGTGGGAAAACTACGGCGCGAGCAACGAGTATTCGTGGGACGGCTACCGCGCCCAGCTCAAGTACATCGTGCCCATCGACAAATTCAGCAACGGCGCTTCGCTGACCTACATCGGCTTCACCAACTTCGATTTCGGCTCCGACATCCACAAGGACAACCCGGCACGCACCGCCAATGCGACGGTGGCGACCAACGTCTTGCTCTACTCGTTCACCCATTTGCGCTTCACCCTGGTCGGGCGTTATTTCCACAACGGCGGCAACTGGGAGGACGGCAGCGAGCTGAACTTCGGCGACGGTGATTTCCGCGCACGTTCCAATGGCTGGGGTTACTACGCCGGTGTCGGTTATCAGTTCTGATTTTCAGGAGGTTTCATGCAAGCAATCACACGTCTGACCCTGGCCGGTCTGGCCCTGCTCTCTTCTACCGCCGGGGCGGCCGAGGCACCGATTCAACCGAAGGTAGTGCTGATCACCATGTTCGCCCCCGAGGCGCAAAACTGGATTGATCGTCTGCAGCTGAAGCAGGAAATCCGCGTACCGGGTCTGTCCGCCGAGTACCCGAACATCCGCTGCAATGCGCAGCAGGTGTGCCTGTTGACCACTGGCATGGGCCAGACCAACGCCGCCGCCTCGACGCTCGCACTGGCGTTGTCGCCGAAATTCGACTTGCGTAAAAGCTATTTCCTGATCGCTGGTATCGCCGGGATCAGCCCGAAACACGGGACCATCGGCACCGCCGCATGGGCGCATTATCTGGTGGAATTCGGCACGCAGTGGGAGATCGATTCACGCGATGCACCGTCGACCTGGCCGACCGGTTATCTGGGCATCAACAGCAAAAGCCCGAACGAAAAACCGCCGCTGGACTACAAGACTGAAGTGTTCGAACTGAACGCGAAACTGCAAGACAAAGCCTTCGCCCTCAGCCACAAGGTCGAACTGAGCGAGAGCAAGGAATCGGCGGCGTGGCGCCTGAAATATCCGTCGGCGCCGGCCAATCAGCCACCCGTCGTTACCCGTTGCGACACACTGGCCGGCAACACCTGGTTTTCCGGCACGCGCCTGAGCGAACGGGCCGAGGTCTGGACCAGACTGCTGACCGACAACAAGGGCGAATATTGCACGACGCAGCAGGAAGACAACTCGACCTATGAGGCGCTATTGCGCGCCAGTCGTGAAGGGCTGGTGGATGTACAGCGCCTGGCGGTGGTGCGCGCCGGCTCCGATTTCGACCGCCCTGAACCGGGCGGCAGTGAGGTAGATAACTTGCTCAAATATGCTGACCAAGGTGGATTTGTGCCGGCGCTGGAAAACCTTTATCGCGCAGGGAATCCGCTGGTGCAGGACATCCTCAAGCACTGGTCGGCCTGGGAAAACGGCGTTCCCGCCCCTTAAGACCAACACAAATCCCTGTGGGAGCTGGCTTGCCAGCGATGGCGGCGGAACAGGCGAGGAATTACTGCCTGGACTGACGCTATCGCTGGCAAGCCAGCTCCCACAGGTTTTAGGGTTTTAAGGAGATCTTGGTGGGTCAGGGAATGAGGATGACTTTGTCACCGCCACCCTGATTCACCTCGGCGTAACGTGCCAGGCCGTCGGCCAAAGGCGACTCGACCAACCCCTCCGGCAGCGGCAGCAAGCCTTCATCGAAGAACCGCCCGAATTGCTCCAGCATCGCCGCGCAGGCGGCAACGCCGTACAACAGCGAATTGATCCCGACCACCGAACCACCCTTGCGGTACAGCGCCAGTGCCGGCAGTTGTACCTGTCCGTCGACCGGTGCGGCGATGATTGCAATGCGTCCGAACGTGGCCAACGCCGCCACCGACGCTGGCAGCCAGAAACCGGTGGTGTCGAAGATCACATCGGCACCGTCGCGATATACCGCGTGGACCTGCGCACCGAGGTCTTCGGGTTTATCCAGTTGAATCGTCTGATAACCCTGCGCCTGCAAATCCTTGACCTGCTCGGGGCGTCGCGCTGCTGCCAGCAATTGCGCTCCGCGCACTTTCGCCAAGGCCAATGCTGCCGTCGCCACCGCGCCGCCGCCGATCACCAGCAAACGGGTTTCGGCGCTGACCAGACTGCGTTCCAGTGCATCCCATGCGGTGGTGTACGGCACGCCGAGGCTGGCGGCCTGGCTGAAACTCAAGTGCGAGGGTTTGTGCGCCACGCCATTGGCCGGCAGTTTGACGAATTGCGCGTGGGAACCGTCGGCAAAGAAACCCAGCTCACGACCGGTGCCCCAGACTTCCTGACCGATCAGCGCCTGCGGGCCTTCGACCACCACCCCGGCGAAATCCCGACCGGGGATGCGTGGCAACGTGGTGTAAGGAAAACGGCCGAGGACATTCTTCACGTCGCTGGGGTTGAGGCCGGCAGCCTTGATCTGCACCAGAATTTCGTCAGGGCCGGCCACCGGCGTCGGCACCTCGACGTAGCGCAGGGAGGACAGGTCGCCGGTTTTATCGAATTGCAGTGCTTTCATGGGGACATCCACCAAAGGAGAAAAGAAAATTCAGGACAACCAACCCGACACCAGTTGCCGGCCCATCGGCCACAACTGCTCACCGGCGAGCATGCCGAGCAAACCGACCAGCGCGATGGCCGGCGGCGCGGGCGAACGGAAGTCGAGCGCGCCATACAACAGGCCGACGCCCAGACCGATGGCCAGCGAAATCAGATAGTTCATGGGGAGCAACTCCGCCGCTTGAAGGAATGAGCAGAGTCTAGGGAATCGGGCGCGAAGGCATCGGCCAACGACTTCTGAATTTCGGCCAAATTCTCACCTGTAGGAGCTGCCGCAGGCTGCGATCTTTTGATGTTGATGTTAAAAAACAACATCAACAGATCGCAGCCTGCGGCAGCTCCTACACGCTTACGGTTTGGGTGGTGTTGAATTGTGAGGGGGCGACGCCCAGTTCGCGGCGGAACATGTCGCTGAAGCTGCTGGGGGAGTAGCCGAGTTCGCGGGCGATGACACTGACCGCCACGCCCTGAATCAATTCCGCCACCGCCGTCGCCAGTTGCACCTGGCGCCGCCATTCGGCAAAGCCCATGCCGAGGCCATCCTTGAACAACCGCGCCAACGTGCGCACGCTGGCCCCGGCATTTTCCGCGTGCTGCTCAAATGGAATCTCCAGCGACGGCGCCGCCATCACCGCCTGACACAGATTCATCAGACGCCGATCGGAGTCATCCGGCAGCGGGATCTTCAACTGCGAACGCCGTGCGCGTTTCAGCTCCAGCAACGCGAGGCCGACCAACGCCTCGTAATAGGCCGGCTCGCCACTGTCGCCCTGCTCCACCAGCCCGACGATCAACTCGCGCAGCAAACCACCGACTTCAATCACCTGCACGGTCTGATCCAGCGTCGCCGCCAGCGCCGGGCGCAAGTAGATATTGCGCATCTGCAGATCCGAGACCACACGAATCCCGTGTGGCACACCGGGCGGCAACCACACCGCACGCTGCGGCGGCACCACCAGCGCTTCATGCGGCGTCTCGACCCACATCACCCCGCTCATCGCATACAGCAACTGCCCCCAGACATGCTCATGCGGTTCGATGAACAAGCCACGCGGATAGGTCCGCGCCACACGTTGCACGGGCACATCGGTGTCACTCAGATCGGGGGGCGCGGCGAGGGCCATGGCGAGCATTCATTGGGGTTGGCGGAGACAGCATGGTAACCAGTGCATCGATGCGTCGCCAATGATAGATACCGTCGGACAATCCGAATGAATTTTCCCGTGGCGCCGCGATCCTTCTATTACCACAGGGAGGAATACGGGCTTTATGAACAACGCAAAACTCTACGTCATCGAATACACCCTTCACGGCGCCGCCAAGTCGTTCATTATCCGCTCGGACAAAATGGACAACGCCGAGGCTTGGCACTGGGCGAGCTGCGACGCCGGCGTCGGGCGAATCCCGCGATTTGGCCGGGAAAAGGTGCAGAAAACCAGCAAACCGATGGCGGAAAAATTCGGCGTCGAAAATGTCGTGTGGCGACCGACCAGCTAAGCTTTGCGCAGCGATCGGCAACATTCGGGGGAATGCACAATGAGCAACATCTGCAGCGCGGCGCATCTGGACTACGGCCTCGACACGCTCTTTGGGCGGATTACCAAAAGCGTGGATTGTCGCGTGGGTCTGGAAGCGGTCGAAGATGATCCGTTTCGTTTCGCGCTGAGAGTCCCCGCGCCGTTACCCGAGGATCTCGATCAGGCGCAGACCGTGGTGGTCAGGGTTGAAGGCCGACGGCTGCAAGGGACGGTGCGGCATACCGAGCGCATGGATGATGCGAGTTTGAAACTGGAAGTGGAGCCTGATTAGGCTCCACTTTTTTTGTGGCCGCGGTTATTTGGGATGCGCGCAATGGCAGCCCTTGCTTGAGCACTCTTCGCCACTCTTGTGGTGGTGCGCGCAGGCTTCGCAACAATAGTGTTTACCGTGCACGGCGTAGGCATGTTCGCCTTCCTTGATGGTGCACTTGCACCCGGGGCAATCGCATTTTCTATCAGGCATGGAACAGACTCCTTTTTGGGTGGTTGTCTGAGGCTTTATAGGCAAGCCTTGATAACCAGTGTAGGAGCTGCCGCAGGCTGCGATCTTTTGATTTTGTTTGGGATTTGGATTGGGATTGGGATTGGATTGAGATTGGGGATTGGATTGGGTTTGGGGGCATATCCGTTGCTGCGGGTGCTGCCGCTGACGGTTTCGCTCTTACAGCGACTCACTTTTCCAAACGCCGAAAAGTAAGCAAAAGGCTTTGCCCCGGCGTACGGCACTTCGCTGAGGCTCAGTGTTCCCTCGCTACGGTGTCCATCCGGGGGCATCGCCTACGGTTTGCTTCGCTGCACCTCCTCTCGATGTATGCGGCTGCGCCGCACGGCGCTGCGCGCCTACCCCCGGATGAACACCTACGCTCGGCCTGCCGAAGGGGCAAAAGATCAAAAGCCAAAGCAAGATCAAGAGCCAGAGCCAGAGCCAGATCAAGAGCCCCTCACCCTAGCCCTCCCGAAACGTCGGACCGCCCGTAGGGAGAGGGGACTGACGGCGTGGACTGGAAGAGATACGCCGACGTGCGATTCCGTGTTGAACTCAGGCTTTGAAAAGCCCAAAAATCGGCTCCCTCTCCCTCGGGAGAGGGCTGGGGTGAGGGGCAGCAACAACGCAAATCAAAAGCCGAACACCCACGCTCTTCACCACTCAATAGGCCGAGTGTCAGCTCGCCTGCTCCTGATCTTGATCCACGGGCGACGTCGGAAGGCTGAGTGGAGGGATTGATCCGGGGGTGGGAGCGCGGCGACCGTTTGGCGCAGCCAAACCCATCGAGAGGAGGTGCAGCGCAGCAAACCGTAGGCGATGCCCCCCCGAAAATAAAATCACCCAGCCGAACGCGAACTCCGATACATAAACACCAAAGCCAACCCCAGACACCCCATCGCCAAAACCCGACTCGAAGAAAGCTCAATCGCCGGATTCCCCAACCAGCCAAAGTTATCAATCAACATGCCCATCCCCAACTGCCCGACAATCACCGCCACAGTAGCCACAGCCGTCCCCACCACTGGCACCGCACCCACCATCACCATCATGTAAACCACCCCGAACAACGCCCCTGTCAGCTGCCACTTCGGCACATCCAACAGACTCACCGCCTGCGCCGGTTCAAAAAACAAAATCAACAACCCGGTCACCACCGCACCCACCGCAAACGTCAGCAAACTACTGCGCAACACCCCGACGGTCTCGCCCAGACGCCCATTGATCGCCGCCTGCACACTCAACACCGCACCGGCCAACACCACCACCGCCAACAAAATAACCAGACCCATCACTCACCCCCGCGCAATCAGAACCAACGCCACCACAATCAACCCCAACGCCAGCCAACGCTCAGCATTGACCTTCTTGCGCGCCGCGCCGAACCAGCCAAAGTGGTCGATCAGCACACTCTTGCCGACCTGCCCGGAGAGGATCGCAATCATCGTCATCGCAATGCCGATATGCGGCGTCGCCAACGTCAACACCACGACATACATCGGCCCGAGAAATCCGCCGATCAACTGCCAGCGCGGCAACGTGTTCAGCGCCGGGCCTTTTTGCGGACCGGCGAACAGCAGCAGCAAAAACAGGATCGCCGAGCCCACGCCAAAGATGCTCAACGTCGCCCACAGATGCCCGACCTGCACACCCAACGGCCCGAGCAACCCCGCCTCCACCGACAAGCCCATGCCCGCCAGGATCACCAGCGGCAGGAGCAACAAGCGCAACCACGACCGCGCCACCGGCGCCGCGACAGCGCCTTCATCCAACGTCTGCATAACTCAACTTCCACGCAAGTAATCGATGGCGCGGATTATCGGCTGGCGTCGCTGTGCGATAAATGGGAGCATCCGGACAACACTTTTGCGCAATACGCACAGCAGGACAGATCATGCACGGGCTCAACGAACTCGGATTCAAAGCGCTAAGGCTGTTTGTGGCGGTGCTCGACCATGGCAGTTTTTCCGAAGTCGCTCGCCGCGAGGGCGTGGCGCCCTCTTCGATTTCCCGGCAGATTCAATTGATGGAGCAAGCGCTGAACCAGCAATTGCTCTACCGCCACACCCGCGCCGTGAGCCCGACCGAAGCCGGGCGCCTGCTCGGTCATCACGCGCGACTGCTGCTGGTGCAACTGGAGGAAGCCGGGCAAGCCTTGCAGGAACAGCAAAGCGAACCCACCGGCCTGGTGCGAATCAACGCCCCGGTGGTGTTCGGCCAGCGTCATTTGACGCCGTGGCTGGGCCAGTTGTGCGCGCGCTATCCAAAGCTGCAACTGGATATCCAGCAGACCGACCATTACGTCGATCCCTTGCAGGAAGGTGCAGATCTGCTGTTTCGCATCGGCCCGCTGCACGATTCGAGCATGCAGGCGCGGATTCTGGCGCCGCATCGCTTTCAGGTCGCGGCCAGCCCAGCGTATCTCAAGCGCCACGGCGCACCGCAACATCCCGAGGATCTCGCGCAGCATCAATGCCTGGCCTATAAGGGTGCGACGGGGCAGCAACGCTGGTTTTTCCGTCGTGACGGGGAGGATTGGACGCCCTACTCGGTTAAAGGTCCGATCACCGGCAACCATGCCGACACGCTGACGCAAGCCGCCGAACAAGGGTTGGGGCTGGTGATGTTTCCGTCATGGCTGATTGGTGAAGCGGTGCGCGAAGGCACGCTGGTGCCGGTGCTGCGGGAGTATCAGGTGTCGAACAGCCTGGAACCGCAGCAGATCGCGGTGCTCTGGCCGGGGAGTCGACGGTTGTCGGTGAAGGTGCGCACGGTGATCGACTTCTTCATCGAATGCTTCGGGGAAGTGCCCTACTGGGACAGGCCTTGATTTCCAATGTAGGAGCTGCCGCAGGCTGCGATCTTTTGATCTGGTTTTTAACAATCAAGATCAAAAGATCGCAGCCTGCGGCAGCTCCTACATAGGGTCTTAAATGCGGAACTGGCCGACCAGTTTGCCCAGGCGCTGGCCGAGGTCTGCGAGGCTGCGCGATGTCTGTGCACCCAACTGGGTTTCATCGGCAACGTTATCCACCGCCACCGCGATCTGATGCACGCTGCGGTTGATCTCTTCGGCCACCGCCGTTTGTTCCTCGGCCGCACTGGCGATCTGCGCGTTCATCGAGTTGATCGTCGCAATCAGCTCGGCCATCGCATCCAGCGATGCACCGGCCTGATTGGCCTGTTGCGAAGTGCCGTCACCGGCCTCGCTGGAACGACGCATCGCCTCGACTGCCTGCTGGGTGCCCGCCTGCAAGCGATCGATCATCCCCTGAATTTCCTGCGTGCTGATCTGTGTGCGACTGGCCAATGCGCGCACTTCATCCGCCACCACGGCAAACCCGCGACCGGCCTCACCGGCGCGCGCTGCCTCGATCGCCGCGTTCAATGCCAGCAGGTTGGTCTGTTCGGCAATCGAGCGAATCACCCCAAGCACGCCGACAATCGAGGTCACGTCCTGCTGCAGACTGTCGAGCGACACGCCGCTGCTGCGGATGTCATCGACCAGCGCATGAATCTGCTTGATGCTGCCAGCCACCACGCGCTTGGCGCTCTGGCCTTCCTCATCGGTCTGCTGGGCGGCGACGGCGGCGTTCTGCGCGCTCTTCGCCACTTCCTGCGCGGCCGCGGACATTTCGTTGATCGCCGTGGCGACCTGATCGGTCTCGTGACGCTGACGTTCCATTGCCTGATCCGAACGCTGGGCCTGATCGGACACCTGCGTGACCAGACCAGTCAGTTGCGTGGTCATCTCGGTGATCTGCCGCACCAGGCCATGGATCTTGTCGACGAAACGGTTGAACGAGCCGGCCAGTTCACCGAGTTCATCCTGGCTGGTGATGTTCAGCCGACGCGTGAGGTCGCCCTCACCCGCCGCGATGTC
This window encodes:
- a CDS encoding nucleoside-specific channel-forming protein Tsx, yielding MHTASPFRAPFARTFAVSLLLAGVTGLLSASAFAQPALPEESAQGEALSPEASPPKKGEYLSDWYNQDLMLIGSKDISFGPQPSDDIYLEYEYFGRKGPFELYGYIDVPKIFNIGNSHDKGVWDHGSPLFMEHEPRISIDYLAGRSLAIGPFKEWYVAFDWIYDHGSRKENRANTLYSGFGTDIDTHSRVNLSANLYGRYQWENYGASNEYSWDGYRAQLKYIVPIDKFSNGASLTYIGFTNFDFGSDIHKDNPARTANATVATNVLLYSFTHLRFTLVGRYFHNGGNWEDGSELNFGDGDFRARSNGWGYYAGVGYQF
- a CDS encoding purine-nucleoside phosphorylase, producing MQAITRLTLAGLALLSSTAGAAEAPIQPKVVLITMFAPEAQNWIDRLQLKQEIRVPGLSAEYPNIRCNAQQVCLLTTGMGQTNAAASTLALALSPKFDLRKSYFLIAGIAGISPKHGTIGTAAWAHYLVEFGTQWEIDSRDAPSTWPTGYLGINSKSPNEKPPLDYKTEVFELNAKLQDKAFALSHKVELSESKESAAWRLKYPSAPANQPPVVTRCDTLAGNTWFSGTRLSERAEVWTRLLTDNKGEYCTTQQEDNSTYEALLRASREGLVDVQRLAVVRAGSDFDRPEPGGSEVDNLLKYADQGGFVPALENLYRAGNPLVQDILKHWSAWENGVPAP
- a CDS encoding quinone oxidoreductase family protein, producing MKALQFDKTGDLSSLRYVEVPTPVAGPDEILVQIKAAGLNPSDVKNVLGRFPYTTLPRIPGRDFAGVVVEGPQALIGQEVWGTGRELGFFADGSHAQFVKLPANGVAHKPSHLSFSQAASLGVPYTTAWDALERSLVSAETRLLVIGGGAVATAALALAKVRGAQLLAAARRPEQVKDLQAQGYQTIQLDKPEDLGAQVHAVYRDGADVIFDTTGFWLPASVAALATFGRIAIIAAPVDGQVQLPALALYRKGGSVVGINSLLYGVAACAAMLEQFGRFFDEGLLPLPEGLVESPLADGLARYAEVNQGGGDKVILIP
- a CDS encoding DUF1427 family protein, encoding MNYLISLAIGLGVGLLYGALDFRSPAPPAIALVGLLGMLAGEQLWPMGRQLVSGWLS
- a CDS encoding AraC family transcriptional regulator, with amino-acid sequence MLAMALAAPPDLSDTDVPVQRVARTYPRGLFIEPHEHVWGQLLYAMSGVMWVETPHEALVVPPQRAVWLPPGVPHGIRVVSDLQMRNIYLRPALAATLDQTVQVIEVGGLLRELIVGLVEQGDSGEPAYYEALVGLALLELKRARRSQLKIPLPDDSDRRLMNLCQAVMAAPSLEIPFEQHAENAGASVRTLARLFKDGLGMGFAEWRRQVQLATAVAELIQGVAVSVIARELGYSPSSFSDMFRRELGVAPSQFNTTQTVSV
- a CDS encoding DUF6555 family protein, giving the protein MNNAKLYVIEYTLHGAAKSFIIRSDKMDNAEAWHWASCDAGVGRIPRFGREKVQKTSKPMAEKFGVENVVWRPTS
- a CDS encoding metallothionein, with protein sequence MPDRKCDCPGCKCTIKEGEHAYAVHGKHYCCEACAHHHKSGEECSSKGCHCAHPK
- a CDS encoding DMT family transporter, yielding MGLVILLAVVVLAGAVLSVQAAINGRLGETVGVLRSSLLTFAVGAVVTGLLILFFEPAQAVSLLDVPKWQLTGALFGVVYMMVMVGAVPVVGTAVATVAVIVGQLGMGMLIDNFGWLGNPAIELSSSRVLAMGCLGLALVFMYRSSRSAG
- a CDS encoding DMT family transporter, giving the protein MQTLDEGAVAAPVARSWLRLLLLPLVILAGMGLSVEAGLLGPLGVQVGHLWATLSIFGVGSAILFLLLLFAGPQKGPALNTLPRWQLIGGFLGPMYVVVLTLATPHIGIAMTMIAILSGQVGKSVLIDHFGWFGAARKKVNAERWLALGLIVVALVLIARG
- a CDS encoding LysR family transcriptional regulator yields the protein MHGLNELGFKALRLFVAVLDHGSFSEVARREGVAPSSISRQIQLMEQALNQQLLYRHTRAVSPTEAGRLLGHHARLLLVQLEEAGQALQEQQSEPTGLVRINAPVVFGQRHLTPWLGQLCARYPKLQLDIQQTDHYVDPLQEGADLLFRIGPLHDSSMQARILAPHRFQVAASPAYLKRHGAPQHPEDLAQHQCLAYKGATGQQRWFFRRDGEDWTPYSVKGPITGNHADTLTQAAEQGLGLVMFPSWLIGEAVREGTLVPVLREYQVSNSLEPQQIAVLWPGSRRLSVKVRTVIDFFIECFGEVPYWDRP
- a CDS encoding methyl-accepting chemotaxis protein, whose protein sequence is MTTQLTGLVTQVSDQAQRSDQAMERQRHETDQVATAINEMSAAAQEVAKSAQNAAVAAQQTDEEGQSAKRVVAGSIKQIHALVDDIRSSGVSLDSLQQDVTSIVGVLGVIRSIAEQTNLLALNAAIEAARAGEAGRGFAVVADEVRALASRTQISTQEIQGMIDRLQAGTQQAVEAMRRSSEAGDGTSQQANQAGASLDAMAELIATINSMNAQIASAAEEQTAVAEEINRSVHQIAVAVDNVADETQLGAQTSRSLADLGQRLGKLVGQFRI